The Austwickia sp. genome includes a region encoding these proteins:
- the rph gene encoding ribonuclease PH, whose translation MTRHDGRSPDQLRDIRITRNWLDHAEGSVLVEFGRTRVLCAASFTEGVPRWLKGQGKGWVTAEYAMLPRATNTRSDRESVRGKIGGRTHEISRLVGRSLRSVVDMKALGENTIVLDCDVLQADGGTRTAAITGAYVALADAVATGKSMAAIKGSVSVLTGSVAAVSVGVVGGAPVLDLDYVEDVDADTDMNVVMTGDGRYVEVQGTAEGEPFDRVLLDRLLELAAIGCGRLTELQRAALDGTPRERSR comes from the coding sequence ATGACGCGACACGACGGCCGCAGCCCCGACCAGCTCCGCGACATCAGGATCACGCGCAACTGGCTGGACCACGCGGAGGGCAGCGTGCTCGTTGAGTTCGGGCGCACGCGGGTTCTGTGCGCGGCGAGCTTCACCGAGGGCGTCCCGCGCTGGCTCAAGGGGCAGGGCAAGGGGTGGGTGACGGCGGAGTACGCCATGCTGCCGCGCGCCACCAACACCCGCTCGGACCGGGAGTCCGTGCGCGGCAAGATCGGGGGGCGGACGCACGAGATCTCCCGGCTGGTCGGCCGGTCGCTGCGGTCCGTGGTCGACATGAAGGCGCTGGGGGAGAACACGATCGTGCTCGACTGCGACGTGCTGCAGGCCGACGGGGGCACGCGCACGGCCGCGATCACCGGCGCGTACGTGGCCCTCGCCGACGCCGTCGCCACCGGCAAGTCCATGGCGGCGATCAAGGGCTCGGTGAGCGTGCTCACCGGCTCGGTCGCGGCCGTGAGCGTCGGTGTCGTCGGGGGAGCGCCCGTGCTGGATCTGGACTACGTCGAGGACGTCGACGCCGACACCGACATGAACGTCGTGATGACGGGGGATGGCCGGTACGTCGAGGTCCAGGGCACCGCCGAGGGCGAGCCATTCGACCGGGTCCTTTTGGACCGCTTGCTGGAGTTGGCGGCGATAGGGTGTGGCCGGTTGACGGAGCTGCAGCGCGCGGCGCTGGACGGTACGCCGCGCGAACGCTCGCGATAG
- the rdgB gene encoding RdgB/HAM1 family non-canonical purine NTP pyrophosphatase, with product MAEDRRIVLATRNPGKVRELREILADVVPELGLELVSIRDFPEVGDVVENGVTFAANATLKAVHAARSTGLPALADDSGLAVDVLGGSPGVFSARWAGRHGDDLGNLDLLLRQLADVPDEHRGAAFVCAACLALPDGTAVVREGRFPGMLTRFPRGDNGFGYDPILQVEGDQRTSAELPPEEKNAISHRGKAFRALADDLRAHLSS from the coding sequence ATGGCGGAAGACCGACGCATCGTCCTGGCGACGCGGAACCCGGGGAAGGTGCGCGAGCTACGCGAGATCCTCGCCGACGTCGTGCCCGAGCTGGGCCTGGAACTGGTGAGCATCCGCGATTTCCCCGAGGTGGGGGACGTCGTCGAGAACGGCGTGACGTTCGCGGCGAATGCCACCCTCAAGGCCGTGCACGCGGCCCGGTCGACCGGGCTGCCGGCCCTGGCCGACGACTCTGGGTTGGCGGTCGACGTGCTGGGTGGGTCGCCGGGCGTGTTCTCGGCGCGGTGGGCCGGGCGGCACGGCGATGACCTGGGCAACCTCGACCTGCTCCTGCGGCAGCTCGCCGACGTCCCGGACGAGCACCGGGGGGCGGCGTTCGTGTGCGCGGCCTGCCTGGCGCTGCCGGACGGCACGGCGGTGGTGCGCGAGGGACGGTTCCCGGGCATGCTGACGCGCTTCCCGCGCGGCGACAACGGCTTCGGGTACGACCCGATCTTGCAGGTCGAGGGCGACCAGCGGACCAGCGCCGAGCTGCCCCCGGAGGAGAAGAACGCGATCAGCCACCGGGGCAAGGCCTTCCGTGCCCTCGCCGACGACCTGCGGGCACACCTGTCCAGCTAG
- the bcp gene encoding thioredoxin-dependent thiol peroxidase: protein MPRLDTGDVAPAWTLPSDTGAEVSLADYAGRHLVIFFYPAAMTPGCTTQACDFRDSAAALQSAGYAVVGISPDKPEKLAKFVAKESLTYPLLADVDKTVLDAYGAYGEKKLYGKTVVGVIRSTVVVAPDGTVELAKYNVKATGHVAALRKTLGV, encoded by the coding sequence ATGCCCCGCCTCGACACCGGCGACGTCGCCCCCGCCTGGACCCTGCCCAGCGACACCGGCGCCGAGGTGAGCCTGGCCGACTACGCCGGGCGGCACCTGGTCATCTTCTTCTACCCGGCGGCGATGACGCCGGGCTGTACGACGCAGGCGTGCGACTTCCGCGACTCGGCCGCGGCGCTGCAGAGCGCCGGGTACGCCGTCGTCGGCATCTCCCCTGACAAGCCCGAGAAGCTGGCGAAGTTCGTCGCCAAGGAGTCCCTGACCTACCCGCTCCTCGCGGACGTCGACAAGACCGTCCTGGACGCCTACGGCGCGTACGGCGAGAAGAAGCTCTACGGCAAGACCGTCGTCGGCGTGATCCGCTCCACGGTGGTGGTCGCGCCGGACGGGACGGTGGAGCTGGCCAAGTACAACGTGAAGGCCACCGGGCACGTCGCGGCCCTGCGCAAGACGCTCGGCGTCTGA
- a CDS encoding DUF3618 domain-containing protein, which yields MSQDARSPRQIEADIEATRTRLANTIDELAYRSKPAVIANRQKDAAVVKLQDTFMTPNGDVRIDRVAAVVVVVAALVGLGIYRRVRG from the coding sequence ATGAGCCAGGACGCTCGCAGCCCGCGCCAGATCGAGGCCGACATCGAGGCCACCCGCACGCGGCTGGCGAACACCATCGACGAGCTCGCCTACCGCTCCAAGCCGGCCGTCATCGCGAACCGTCAGAAGGACGCCGCGGTCGTCAAGCTCCAGGACACGTTCATGACGCCGAACGGCGACGTGCGGATCGATCGCGTCGCCGCCGTGGTCGTCGTGGTGGCCGCCTTGGTGGGGCTGGGCATTTACCGTCGCGTCCGTGGCTGA
- a CDS encoding co-chaperone GroES, protein MLHDRVLLSDEGEKGERQTGGGLIIPATAQLGKRLAWAAVVAIGANVRQVRLGDRVLYDPGERAEVELDGREYVLLRERDLHAVSTPEHDPDAGLYL, encoded by the coding sequence ATGCTGCACGATCGGGTGCTGCTCTCCGATGAGGGGGAGAAGGGCGAGCGGCAGACCGGCGGCGGCCTGATCATCCCGGCGACCGCCCAGCTCGGCAAGCGCCTGGCCTGGGCTGCGGTGGTCGCGATCGGCGCGAACGTGCGGCAGGTGCGGCTCGGCGACCGGGTCCTCTACGACCCCGGCGAGCGCGCGGAGGTCGAGCTGGACGGCAGGGAGTACGTGCTGCTGCGCGAGCGCGACCTGCATGCCGTCTCCACCCCCGAGCACGACCCCGACGCGGGCCTCTACCTCTAG
- a CDS encoding glycine C-acetyltransferase, with the protein MYGEMRGRLAATLAEIDAAGLYKHERRLASPQSAHIETVTTDGSGAPGGRAPSLNFCANNYLGLADHPDVIAAAKASYDEWGFGMASVRFICGTQELHKRLERAISEFLGMADAILFSSCFDANGGVFEVLFDESDAIVSDELNHASLIDGIRLAKARRYRYRNRDMADLRAQLDAARDAGARQICVVTDGVFSMDGYYAPLGEICDLADEYGALVLVDDSHAVGFIGAHGRGTPEHCGVEGRVDVITGTLGKALGGASGGYVSGPQEVIDLLRQRARPYLFSNAVAPAVAAGSLKALELAGGSDALRERLDANKALFRSLMSEAGFDLLPGEHAIVPVMFPGADGARLAGQIADAMLARGVYVIAFSYPVVPQGKARIRVQLSAAHTANDVRSCVEAFIAARAEVR; encoded by the coding sequence ATGTACGGCGAGATGCGTGGGCGCCTGGCCGCCACGCTGGCGGAGATTGACGCTGCCGGCCTCTACAAGCACGAGCGGCGACTCGCCTCGCCGCAGTCGGCGCACATCGAGACGGTGACCACCGACGGCTCGGGGGCGCCCGGCGGGCGGGCCCCGTCGCTGAACTTCTGCGCCAACAACTACCTCGGGCTCGCCGATCACCCGGACGTCATCGCGGCGGCCAAGGCTAGCTACGACGAGTGGGGCTTCGGGATGGCCAGCGTGCGGTTCATCTGCGGCACGCAGGAGCTGCACAAGCGCCTGGAGCGAGCGATCAGCGAGTTCCTGGGCATGGCCGACGCGATCCTCTTCTCGAGCTGCTTCGACGCCAACGGCGGGGTCTTCGAGGTGCTCTTCGACGAGTCCGACGCGATCGTCTCCGACGAGCTCAACCACGCCTCGCTGATCGACGGGATCCGGCTGGCGAAGGCGCGACGCTATCGGTACCGCAACCGCGACATGGCCGACCTGCGCGCCCAGCTCGACGCGGCGCGCGACGCGGGCGCGCGGCAGATCTGCGTGGTCACCGACGGCGTCTTCTCGATGGACGGGTACTACGCCCCGCTGGGCGAGATCTGCGATCTGGCGGATGAGTACGGCGCGCTGGTGCTCGTCGACGACTCGCACGCGGTCGGCTTCATCGGGGCACACGGCCGAGGCACGCCCGAGCACTGTGGCGTCGAGGGTCGGGTCGACGTCATCACCGGCACGCTGGGCAAGGCGCTCGGCGGGGCGAGCGGCGGCTACGTGAGCGGGCCGCAGGAGGTCATCGACCTGCTGCGGCAGCGGGCTCGGCCCTACCTGTTCAGCAACGCGGTCGCCCCGGCCGTGGCGGCGGGGTCGCTGAAGGCCCTCGAGCTGGCCGGCGGTTCCGACGCCCTGCGGGAGCGGCTGGACGCCAACAAGGCGCTGTTCCGGTCGCTGATGAGCGAGGCCGGGTTCGACCTGCTGCCCGGCGAGCACGCGATCGTGCCCGTGATGTTCCCTGGCGCGGACGGCGCGCGGCTGGCCGGGCAGATCGCGGACGCGATGCTCGCGCGCGGGGTGTACGTGATCGCGTTCTCCTACCCCGTTGTGCCGCAGGGAAAGGCCCGCATCCGCGTCCAACTGTCGGCGGCGCACACCGCGAACGACGTCCGATCGTGCGTCGAGGCCTTCATCGCCGCGCGCGCCGAGGTCCGCTGA
- the tdh gene encoding L-threonine 3-dehydrogenase — MRALVKAQAGPGLELTDVPEPTPGPAEAKIRVLRAGLCGTDLHIESWDDWAAATLRPPLVVGHEFYGEIVEVGADVTHLAPGQRCSCEGHIVCGECRNCRAGRRHLCIHTHGIGVNRDGAFADYIVMPASNVWVQPDEIDPELGAVFDPLGNATHTALQWPMVGEDVLVTGAGPIGVMAAAIARRAGARYVVVTDVSDYRLALAKRAGADLAVNTAHTTLREAQRELGMREGFDIALEMSGAPAAVTEAIDNMNHGGRIAMLGLPKDPYPLHWGKVITHMLTIKGIYGREMYESWYAMSSMLQTSAQLRDAVRSCITHRVKADDWPDAFAAARSGRCGKVVMDWS; from the coding sequence ATGCGCGCACTCGTCAAGGCCCAGGCGGGACCCGGCCTGGAGCTGACCGACGTACCGGAGCCCACCCCCGGCCCGGCCGAGGCCAAGATCCGTGTGCTCCGCGCGGGCCTGTGCGGCACGGACCTGCACATCGAATCCTGGGACGACTGGGCCGCCGCGACCCTGCGACCCCCGCTGGTGGTCGGGCACGAGTTCTACGGGGAGATCGTCGAGGTCGGCGCCGACGTCACGCACCTGGCCCCGGGCCAGCGCTGCTCCTGCGAGGGGCACATCGTGTGCGGCGAGTGCCGCAACTGCCGCGCCGGCCGCCGCCACCTCTGCATCCACACCCACGGCATCGGGGTCAACCGGGACGGGGCGTTCGCGGACTACATCGTCATGCCGGCGAGCAACGTCTGGGTCCAGCCCGACGAGATCGACCCCGAGCTGGGCGCCGTCTTCGACCCGCTCGGCAACGCTACGCACACCGCGCTGCAGTGGCCGATGGTCGGCGAGGACGTCCTCGTCACCGGCGCCGGACCGATCGGCGTCATGGCGGCGGCGATCGCGCGGCGCGCGGGGGCTCGGTACGTCGTGGTCACCGACGTCTCCGACTATCGCCTCGCCCTGGCCAAACGCGCCGGCGCCGACCTGGCCGTCAACACCGCCCACACGACCCTGCGCGAGGCCCAGCGCGAACTCGGCATGCGTGAGGGCTTCGACATCGCCCTGGAGATGTCGGGCGCGCCGGCCGCGGTCACCGAGGCGATCGACAACATGAACCACGGCGGCCGGATCGCCATGCTCGGCCTGCCCAAGGACCCCTATCCCCTGCACTGGGGCAAGGTCATCACCCACATGCTCACGATCAAGGGGATCTACGGGCGCGAGATGTACGAGTCCTGGTACGCCATGAGCTCCATGCTCCAGACCTCGGCGCAGCTGCGCGACGCCGTACGGTCCTGCATCACCCACCGCGTCAAGGCCGACGACTGGCCGGACGCGTTCGCGGCCGCCCGCAGCGGGCGCTGCGGCAAGGTCGTCATGGACTGGTCCTGA
- a CDS encoding peptidoglycan-binding protein, whose translation MSQSSRPRARTTLRRSLSSLTLAGLAALAIQPTANALTTEPDAPAPDATVASDSPVAPEAVPDYSQTVATAAVSTRVSFLKKVVPLAQETQREYAIPASVTIAQAILETGWGASEVGGGFNNFFGVKCFNGKPGPIAIGCRYRWTWEDGPKGKRVVRALFRVYATLLDSFRDHADFLVPNGRAGNTLYRPCFLYIGSPFEFAVELKRAGYATDRNYANSLITLMKDNNLRSYDVYPAEYQKLPMLSRGVNKPVAVRTLQYFLRMRGYNIPVTGVFAGSTEAVVRQFQREHGIPATGNVAILTWTSLIPRLDRGGTGEPVKALQVALNAKGYKLPVNGSFGPQTEVAVKAWQKKQGLPTTGVAAGRTWAALLS comes from the coding sequence ATGTCCCAGTCCTCTCGTCCTCGTGCCCGGACCACCCTCCGCAGGTCTCTCAGCAGCCTCACGTTGGCAGGTCTTGCGGCGCTGGCGATCCAGCCCACCGCCAACGCGCTGACTACCGAGCCTGATGCTCCAGCACCCGACGCCACGGTCGCGTCGGATTCACCGGTCGCCCCGGAGGCGGTTCCCGACTACTCCCAGACCGTCGCGACGGCCGCTGTCTCGACCCGGGTGTCCTTTCTCAAGAAGGTGGTCCCGCTGGCCCAGGAGACGCAGCGCGAATACGCGATTCCGGCATCCGTCACGATCGCTCAGGCCATCCTCGAGACGGGCTGGGGCGCCTCGGAAGTCGGTGGGGGCTTCAACAACTTCTTCGGGGTCAAGTGTTTCAACGGCAAACCCGGGCCTATCGCCATCGGCTGCCGCTACCGGTGGACCTGGGAGGATGGCCCCAAGGGCAAACGGGTCGTGCGCGCGCTGTTCCGCGTGTACGCCACGCTGCTGGATTCGTTCCGCGACCATGCAGACTTCCTGGTGCCGAACGGCCGCGCGGGCAACACCTTATATCGCCCATGCTTCCTCTACATCGGCAGCCCGTTCGAGTTCGCGGTGGAATTGAAGCGCGCCGGCTATGCCACGGACCGGAACTACGCGAACTCTCTCATCACGCTGATGAAGGACAACAATCTGCGGTCGTATGACGTCTATCCCGCCGAATACCAGAAGCTGCCGATGCTCTCGCGCGGAGTGAACAAGCCGGTCGCGGTCCGCACGTTGCAGTACTTCCTGCGCATGCGCGGGTACAACATCCCGGTCACCGGCGTCTTTGCCGGCAGCACCGAAGCAGTGGTTCGGCAATTCCAGCGCGAACACGGCATCCCCGCGACCGGCAACGTCGCCATCCTCACCTGGACGTCCCTGATCCCACGCCTCGACCGCGGCGGCACGGGTGAGCCCGTCAAGGCGCTCCAGGTCGCCCTGAACGCCAAGGGCTACAAGCTGCCCGTCAACGGGTCGTTCGGTCCCCAGACCGAGGTGGCCGTCAAGGCCTGGCAGAAGAAGCAGGGCCTGCCCACGACCGGCGTGGCCGCCGGCCGCACCTGGGCGGCACTCCTCAGCTAA
- a CDS encoding cutinase family protein, with the protein MILAAVVAFGIGWAGRSVMSATAYSGCSDITIWSVRGSGETAAEYGGYGKTMNAIRSLIAQRLAPSFTVQTIPLDYRAASVELLKPDGINVHHYATEHEGAFAASIDDGVVRLKAAIKQRLGACPGTRFILAGYSQGAMVVHQAQYELDEVATTAQVGTILVADGDRVPRSAARLFGTASAAASGVRTYLRDFAPNPAVRPTRDVRFPAETVMVTDSEDVVGDFNFRRLAGGRGAFERGAAVHTGYVDDRGGFRSSAIPDAVAELVSIATRAALDRPGAEGESPEDRCGTGFTVLETQPVIGGVVALLHRQNTLCAVTLPTRLAGAGHRVTVHIRHWNGTVVGDAKVGWAAGPVYLDYPGTVYWGGAIDAMVSERRLSDILKPGDSIHRGTTLWPIGFAYRAALQNDGNLVIYTHRTGRPVWATGPGGDRLTLQRDGNVVLAGPAGVVWTPHTQGSGADTLLFQRDGNLVLYGPGGNAIWASGTNGR; encoded by the coding sequence TTGATTCTCGCCGCCGTCGTGGCATTCGGCATCGGGTGGGCCGGCCGTAGCGTGATGTCGGCCACCGCCTATTCGGGCTGCTCGGACATCACCATCTGGTCCGTCCGGGGCTCCGGGGAAACTGCCGCCGAGTATGGCGGATACGGCAAGACCATGAACGCGATCCGGTCGCTGATCGCGCAGCGCCTCGCGCCGTCATTCACAGTCCAGACCATCCCGCTGGATTATCGAGCGGCCTCGGTGGAGCTCTTGAAGCCCGACGGGATCAACGTGCACCACTACGCAACGGAGCACGAAGGCGCCTTCGCCGCGAGCATCGACGACGGCGTCGTCCGGCTCAAGGCCGCGATAAAACAACGGCTCGGGGCCTGCCCGGGGACCCGCTTCATCCTGGCCGGCTACTCCCAGGGCGCCATGGTGGTCCACCAGGCCCAGTACGAGCTCGACGAGGTGGCGACCACCGCGCAGGTCGGGACGATCCTGGTCGCGGACGGCGACCGGGTCCCCCGATCCGCGGCCAGGCTTTTCGGGACGGCCAGCGCCGCGGCGTCTGGCGTCCGCACCTACCTCCGGGACTTCGCTCCGAATCCCGCCGTCCGACCGACCCGCGACGTCAGGTTCCCTGCCGAGACGGTGATGGTGACCGATTCCGAGGACGTCGTCGGGGACTTCAACTTCCGGCGCCTGGCTGGCGGCCGGGGAGCCTTCGAGCGAGGGGCTGCCGTCCACACCGGCTATGTCGACGACCGCGGAGGTTTTCGAAGCTCCGCCATCCCGGACGCCGTGGCGGAGCTCGTCTCGATCGCGACCAGGGCGGCTTTGGATCGGCCCGGTGCCGAGGGCGAGTCTCCGGAGGACCGGTGCGGGACGGGGTTCACCGTCCTGGAGACCCAGCCGGTCATTGGCGGGGTCGTGGCTCTGTTGCACCGACAGAACACGCTGTGCGCGGTCACGCTGCCCACCCGCCTCGCGGGAGCGGGACACCGCGTCACGGTGCACATTCGGCACTGGAACGGCACCGTCGTCGGCGACGCGAAAGTGGGCTGGGCGGCGGGCCCGGTATACCTCGACTATCCAGGGACCGTCTATTGGGGCGGGGCGATCGACGCGATGGTGAGCGAGCGCCGCCTTAGCGACATTCTCAAGCCGGGAGACTCGATCCACCGCGGAACGACGTTGTGGCCCATCGGCTTCGCCTATCGAGCGGCACTCCAAAACGACGGCAACCTCGTGATCTACACCCACCGCACTGGTCGGCCAGTGTGGGCCACCGGGCCCGGCGGTGACCGGCTGACCCTTCAGCGCGACGGAAACGTCGTCCTTGCCGGCCCCGCGGGGGTGGTCTGGACGCCGCATACCCAAGGCAGCGGGGCCGACACCCTCCTCTTCCAGCGCGACGGAAATCTCGTCCTCTACGGACCAGGCGGAAACGCTATCTGGGCTAGCGGAACCAACGGCAGATAG
- a CDS encoding response regulator transcription factor: MATQPTPESASSVAWDDPFAQLSRPGMDALNVGFIDDHPVILSGLVHALRVAMPQLGTTLTSNTVDGLLSRGEVLDAVVLDVRLGDGSIPENNVADLAAHGYRPLLFTQETRPHVIARCLRAGAWGIVGKHEPIAVLAEAVTTVASGTPHLNPEWALAIEADAGWRAPDLAPREREALCLYAAGLPLKSVARQMGISPDTVREYLLRVRSKYGDIGRPAHTRTELYTRAVEDSLIEAPHVH; the protein is encoded by the coding sequence ATGGCCACCCAGCCAACACCGGAGAGCGCTTCAAGCGTCGCCTGGGACGATCCGTTTGCGCAGCTCAGCCGCCCCGGAATGGATGCTTTGAATGTCGGTTTCATTGATGATCACCCCGTGATTCTCAGTGGCCTGGTGCACGCGCTTCGGGTCGCTATGCCGCAGTTGGGCACCACGCTCACGAGCAACACGGTCGATGGGCTGCTCTCCCGCGGCGAGGTGCTGGACGCAGTCGTATTGGACGTCCGATTAGGTGATGGTTCGATTCCGGAGAACAATGTCGCCGACCTCGCTGCCCATGGCTACCGCCCGCTGTTGTTCACCCAGGAGACGCGGCCGCACGTGATTGCCCGATGCCTTCGGGCAGGCGCCTGGGGAATCGTGGGAAAGCATGAGCCCATTGCCGTCCTGGCAGAAGCGGTGACCACGGTGGCGTCGGGAACGCCGCATCTGAACCCGGAATGGGCCCTCGCCATCGAGGCCGACGCGGGCTGGCGCGCCCCCGATCTCGCCCCCCGGGAGCGCGAAGCGCTGTGTCTTTACGCGGCGGGTCTCCCGCTGAAATCCGTGGCCCGCCAGATGGGCATCTCCCCGGACACGGTGCGCGAATACCTCTTGCGGGTACGCAGCAAGTACGGCGACATCGGTCGGCCCGCGCACACCAGGACCGAGCTGTATACGCGCGCCGTCGAGGACAGCCTTATCGAGGCCCCCCATGTCCATTGA
- a CDS encoding IS5 family transposase: MSRFQMLSDAQWSLIEDMLPGPTGRRGRPFAPARLMVEAIIYRYRCGIAWRDLPEVFGPWQTVWTWHHRMAMDGTWDAVSTQLTAAAEAAGLIDWSLSVDSTIARAHQHATNTTRLTGAGSNYTNPHHEPPDHGIGRCRGGLSTKIHQLVDGHGLPLVTAITPGQAGDCPMLVPLLAQLRVPRAVGRPRTRPVAVRGDKAYSSRANRAHLRARSIKAVIPEPADQQGHRRRRGSRGGRPVALDRADYTNRNVIERRYCHLKQWRGLATRYDKHALLYRAAVVLNGVIAWTRLLSDTP, from the coding sequence ATGTCGCGGTTTCAGATGCTCTCGGATGCTCAGTGGTCGCTGATCGAGGACATGCTGCCCGGACCCACGGGTCGGCGTGGCCGCCCGTTTGCGCCGGCCAGGTTGATGGTCGAGGCGATCATCTACCGGTACCGGTGCGGGATCGCCTGGCGGGATCTGCCCGAGGTGTTCGGGCCGTGGCAGACGGTGTGGACCTGGCACCACCGGATGGCCATGGACGGCACCTGGGATGCCGTGAGCACCCAGCTGACCGCGGCGGCCGAGGCGGCGGGGTTGATCGACTGGTCGCTGTCGGTGGACTCCACGATCGCCCGAGCCCACCAGCACGCCACGAACACGACCCGGCTCACGGGGGCTGGATCGAATTACACGAATCCCCACCACGAGCCGCCTGATCACGGCATCGGCCGCTGCCGTGGCGGGCTGTCCACCAAGATCCACCAGTTGGTCGACGGTCACGGGTTACCGCTGGTCACCGCGATCACCCCGGGCCAAGCCGGGGACTGCCCGATGCTGGTGCCGCTGCTGGCCCAACTGCGCGTCCCCCGCGCCGTCGGCCGGCCCCGGACCCGGCCGGTCGCGGTGCGCGGTGATAAGGCCTATTCCTCCCGGGCCAACCGCGCCCACCTGCGCGCCCGCAGCATCAAGGCGGTCATCCCCGAGCCTGCCGACCAGCAGGGTCACCGGCGTCGTCGTGGCTCGCGTGGGGGGCGCCCGGTGGCTTTGGACCGCGCCGACTACACGAACCGCAACGTCATTGAGCGGCGCTACTGCCACCTCAAGCAGTGGCGCGGCCTGGCCACCAGGTACGACAAACACGCGCTGCTCTACCGCGCCGCCGTGGTCCTCAACGGCGTCATCGCCTGGACCCGCCTTTTGTCAGACACGCCCTAG
- a CDS encoding copper resistance protein CopC — MRATARRTGPFSLLLAVLAGALIALAGAPAALAHSALVSSNPADGSTVAALPAVATLTFNEDINGDFSQVVVQGSGEPRNVPPSIKGPVVTAALPADLGTGKVVVRYRVVSKDGHPISGEIAFTVAGAAGGTSGASAAAPSPGSGAGSTASMAASGTSSAGAASASPRPTAASSVANGSDNIVAYVLTGFVAVAMLTIGLLLWRWEKQRHKHGAWKD; from the coding sequence ATGCGCGCCACCGCCCGACGTACCGGGCCGTTTTCCCTCCTCCTCGCCGTGCTCGCGGGCGCGCTCATCGCGCTGGCGGGGGCGCCCGCCGCGCTCGCCCATTCCGCGCTCGTGTCGTCCAATCCCGCCGACGGGTCGACGGTCGCCGCGCTGCCCGCGGTCGCGACCCTGACGTTCAACGAGGACATCAACGGCGACTTCTCGCAGGTCGTCGTGCAGGGCTCGGGCGAGCCGCGCAACGTGCCGCCGTCGATCAAGGGGCCCGTCGTCACCGCGGCACTGCCCGCTGACCTGGGCACGGGCAAGGTCGTCGTCCGCTATCGCGTGGTGAGCAAGGACGGGCACCCGATCTCCGGGGAGATCGCGTTCACGGTGGCGGGGGCGGCGGGCGGGACGTCGGGTGCGTCGGCTGCGGCCCCCTCTCCCGGGTCGGGCGCGGGTTCCACGGCCAGCATGGCGGCAAGCGGTACGTCGAGCGCGGGCGCGGCGTCCGCGTCCCCGCGGCCCACGGCGGCGTCGAGCGTGGCGAACGGCTCGGACAACATCGTCGCGTACGTCCTGACCGGCTTCGTCGCCGTCGCCATGCTGACGATCGGCCTGTTGCTGTGGCGATGGGAAAAGCAGCGCCACAAGCATGGAGCCTGGAAGGACTAG
- a CDS encoding DNA adenine methylase, translated as MNAYAAERHGEIASTATKRSSDEVTLASAQPAAVLPHTGRGRTPMTDSLRVIGSRRYGTLSPLRYPGGKAALAGFFADIIDILGIKDARYIEPYAGGVGAGIALLREGIVQHLVVNDIDPAVHAFWKSVVGNNAEFVEMVASTPLTIDEWQRQREVYRSRDERDALRLGFAFFFLNRTNRSGILNAGVIGGQRQEGKYKIDARFNRLTLVERLTAIGALADRITVSDLDGRTVIQQYSHDDRSFMYIDPPYVQAGSQLYLNAFDGRDHKALSTIVNSVESAHWLMTYDTAPLIEKLYRDQFQCRLELTYSARYPGQAEELLVASPSVARAIKSLQTTPAMAGATSA; from the coding sequence ATGAACGCCTACGCCGCCGAGAGGCATGGCGAGATTGCGAGCACTGCGACCAAGCGTTCCTCGGACGAGGTGACGCTCGCTTCTGCTCAGCCCGCTGCCGTGTTGCCGCACACCGGGCGAGGAAGGACTCCAATGACTGACAGCCTGCGTGTCATCGGGTCACGCCGATACGGCACACTCTCACCATTGCGATACCCCGGCGGAAAGGCTGCGCTCGCTGGCTTCTTCGCTGACATCATCGACATTCTTGGCATCAAGGACGCCCGCTACATCGAACCCTACGCCGGAGGTGTGGGCGCAGGGATCGCGCTTCTGCGCGAGGGCATCGTCCAACACCTGGTAGTCAACGACATCGACCCAGCCGTCCACGCCTTCTGGAAGTCCGTCGTTGGCAACAACGCAGAGTTCGTAGAAATGGTCGCGTCAACGCCACTCACGATCGACGAGTGGCAGCGCCAGCGGGAGGTATATCGCTCACGGGACGAGCGCGATGCACTGCGCCTGGGCTTCGCGTTCTTCTTCTTGAATCGAACCAATCGCTCCGGGATTCTGAACGCCGGCGTTATCGGCGGCCAGCGTCAGGAGGGAAAGTACAAGATTGATGCACGATTCAACCGGCTCACACTCGTCGAGCGGTTGACTGCGATCGGTGCTCTAGCGGATCGAATCACGGTCTCTGATCTGGATGGCCGGACTGTGATCCAGCAGTACTCTCACGATGACCGGTCATTCATGTACATCGACCCGCCCTACGTGCAAGCAGGCTCGCAGCTCTATCTCAATGCCTTCGACGGACGAGACCACAAGGCACTCTCGACGATAGTCAACTCCGTTGAAAGCGCGCACTGGTTGATGACCTATGACACAGCCCCGCTGATCGAGAAACTGTACCGAGATCAGTTCCAGTGCCGACTGGAACTCACCTACTCCGCCAGGTATCCGGGACAGGCGGAAGAGCTGCTCGTGGCATCCCCGTCGGTCGCGCGGGCGATCAAGTCGTTGCAGACGACGCCTGCGATGGCGGGCGCAACAAGCGCCTAA